The Perca fluviatilis chromosome 2, GENO_Pfluv_1.0, whole genome shotgun sequence genome includes a region encoding these proteins:
- the LOC120551448 gene encoding uncharacterized protein LOC120551448, whose protein sequence is MAPKICGATNPPSTIDDTEELTTESKCIHTAVSHPNQTSPELGPLTKVGQALDDKLAPNICGATNPPSTIDDTEELTTESKCIHTAVSHPNQTSPELGPLTKCQKPCLLSTTVSSLDKCVHCVRPVTSFKWLGYRCTDEIALSKAEDSGSESDNGNTEVTASEFGTVEPVDFDSTTTEQDHDIGVFGSVSFVSSTVNESVHPSEVCDVLQTLPHAPGIRSGVISLQLQSVLSLGLSD, encoded by the exons ATGGCTCCAAAGATTTGTGGTGCCACAAATCCCCCATCCACAATTGATGATACTGAAGAG CTGACCACTGAGAGCAAGTGCATCCATACAGCCGTCAGCCACCCAAATCAGACCAGTCCAGAGCTCGGCCCTCTCACCAAGGTTGGACAG GCCCTTGATGACAAATTGGCTCCAAACATTTGTGGTGCCACAAATCCCCCATCCACAATTGATGATACTGAAGAG CTGACCACTGAGAGCAAGTGCATCCATACAGCCGTCAGCCACCCAAATCAGACCAGTCCAGAGCTCGGCCCTCTCACCAAG TGTCAAAAACCCTGCCTGCTGTCCACAACAGTATCCTCCTTGGATAAGTGTGTTCATTGTGTGAGACCTGTAACTTCCTTCAAGTGGCTTGGCTATCGATGCACAG ATGAGATTGCGTTAAGTAAAGCTGAAGACAGTGGGAGCGAATCTGATAACGGCAACACAGAAGTTACAGCATCAGAGTTTGGAACTGTGGAGCCTGTGGATTTTGACTCTACAACCACAGAGCAAGACCATGACATTGGAGTCTTTG GATCAGTGTCATTTGTGTCGTCCACAGTAAATGAGAGTGTACATCCCTCTGAAG TCTGTGATGTGTTGCAGACCTTGCCACATGCTCCCGGGATCAGGAGTGGTGTAATATCCCTCCAGCTTCAGTCTGTATTGTCTCTTGGCCTGTCTGATTGA